Proteins from a genomic interval of Peromyscus leucopus breed LL Stock chromosome 12, UCI_PerLeu_2.1, whole genome shotgun sequence:
- the LOC114691966 gene encoding olfactory receptor 5K1, protein MVEENHTMKHEFILTGFTDHPEMKALLFVVFFVTYLITMVGNMGLMILISKERSLHTPMYIFLGNLALVDSCCACAITPKMLANFFSQNRTISLYECMAQFYFLCTVETADCFLLAAMAYDRYVAICNPLQYHTMMSKKLCLHMTTGAFIAGNLHSMIHVGLLFRLAFCGSNHINHFYCDILPLYRLSCIDPYVNELVLFVFSGSIQVFTIGSVLISYLYIVFTIFQMKSKEGRIKAFSTCASHFLSVSLFYGSLFFMYIRPNLLEEGDKDIPAAILFTIVVPLLNPFIYSLRNKEVKNVLKKILMKKIISRNFKQASAIA, encoded by the coding sequence ATGGTTGAAGAAAATCACACCATGAAACATGAGTTTATCCTTACTGGATTTACAGACCATCCAGAAATGAAGGCCCTTCTGTTTGTGGTATTCTTTGTCACCTATCTGATCACCATGGTAGGGAATATGGGCCTGATGATTCTGATTTCCAAAGAACGTTCTCTGCACACACCAATGTACATCTTTCTTGGCAACCTGGCTCTGGTGGATTCTTGCTGTGCCTGTGCTATTACTCCTAAAATGTTGGCGAACTTTTTTTCCCAGAACAGAACAATCTCTCTGTATGAATGCATggcacagttttattttctttgcactGTTGAAACTGCAGACTGCTTTCTTCTGGCAgcaatggcctatgaccgctatgtggccatatGCAACCCTCTGCAGTACCACACCATGATGTCCAAGAAGCTCTGCCTTCATATGACCACAGGAGCCTTCATAGCTGGAAATCTGCATTCCATGATCCATGTGGGGCTGCTATTTAGACTGGCATTCTGTGGTTCTAATCATATCAACCACTTTTATTGTGACATCCTTCCTTTGTACAGACTCTCCTGCATTGACCCCTATGTCAATGAGCTGGTGCTGTTTGTCTTTTCAGGTTCAATTCAAGTCTTCACAATAGGTAGCGTCCTCATATCTTACCTTTACATTGTTTTCACAATTTTCCAAATGAAATCCAAAGAGGGGAGGATCAAAGCCTTCTCCACCTGTGCATCTCACTTTTTGTCTGTTTCATTATTCTATGGATCTCTTTTCTTCATGTACATTAGGCCAAATTTGCTAGAAGAAGGAGATAAGGATATACCAGCTGCTATTTTGTTTACAATAGTGGTTCCCTTACTAAACCCTTTCATTTATAGCTtgagaaataaagaagtaaagaatgtcttgaaaaaaattctgatgaaaaaaataatctcaagaaATTTTAAACAAGCATCTGCTATAGCTTAA